A DNA window from Rhodococcus sp. Z13 contains the following coding sequences:
- a CDS encoding RNA polymerase subunit sigma-24: protein MTTGGRGFDRGVESTATRFTTCELAWSVAAGDTAAVPALVRELHPHIVTYCRGRARLVGSPFADADRLAVEVCRTILAELAAPSGADRPFVRTAYTIAADAADTRFRYPAGSPLTHVQQEILILRTLVGLDPRQTATALALAPARVGVEQHAALSSLRVA from the coding sequence ATGACCACCGGCGGGCGGGGATTCGATCGAGGGGTCGAGAGCACGGCCACTCGGTTCACGACATGCGAGCTGGCCTGGTCGGTCGCCGCCGGGGACACCGCCGCCGTCCCCGCTCTCGTGCGCGAGCTGCACCCCCACATCGTCACCTACTGCCGGGGACGGGCACGGCTCGTCGGCAGCCCCTTCGCGGACGCCGATCGTCTCGCCGTGGAGGTGTGCCGCACGATCCTGGCCGAACTCGCCGCGCCGTCGGGCGCCGATCGGCCCTTCGTCCGCACGGCCTACACGATCGCCGCCGACGCGGCCGACACACGGTTCCGTTATCCGGCCGGGTCTCCCCTCACCCACGTCCAGCAGGAGATCCTCATCCTCCGCACCCTCGTGGGCCTCGATCCGCGGCAGACCGCGACCGCGCTGGCGCTCGCACCCGCCCGGGTGGGCGTCGAACAGCATGCGGCGCTGTCCTCGCTCCGCGTCGCCTGA